The region ATGCCCGTTTTTCCAATACGCGATATAGGCTTGTATTTTACGGCGAGTAGCGAGAGGATCGCGGCGCTTTCGCTACTGCACGATCGCGATCAGAAGGCGTGGGACGGCTACGTCGCTTCAAGAGAGCGCGCGATGATCCGTCAAATGAAGGAGCGCCAATGAGCGAGGAGACGCTGCTAATCTACATATTGGCGGGTTGTTTGCTGTTGATGGCGATCTTTTTGATAGTCAAAGAGTTTAGCGCCGCTAAGCAGGCAAAAAGAATAATCGCCGCGTTACGCTCCGCGCAAAGGGCTAGAGTCGCCATCGAACACGATCTTAAGATCGCGCAACAAGCCGCGCTAGATCAGATCAAAAGTCAGGCGGCGGCGATTTTAAGCGAACATATACGCGCTACGCAAGAGGAGTTGCGCGATATGCAGATCGAAAACGACACAAGGGCGTTAAGGATCGAGCGGCTAGAAGAGAAAATTAACGAGTTCGCAAGCGTGCCGATCGCGACGGGCATAGACGCTTCAAAAGTGATAGCGCTCTACAACTCCGGATTTAACGCGAACGAGATCGCAAGAGAGTTGAAAATAAATCAAAGCGAAGTCGTTTTGACGCTTAGATTAAACAACCTAGAGCCGCGCTAAGCTAGACAAAAAGCGTATAAATATCGTTAATCGCGACGGCGCGTTTTTGCAAAACAAGATAGATTGTTGAAAAAAGGCGCGTATATGGGCGAAGCGTTTTTTCGCGGTAAGAAAAGCGGCGGCAAGCGTATCGCTAAAACGCTATAGGCAAACGATTGAAAACGAAACTAGCCGCCCGGCTTAACAGCGCCAAATCAATAGACTAACGACATTAGCGCTTATCGAAGCGGTTTGATTGTTTTAGCTAATCCCCCGCTAAGAGCGGGAGATTTGCGCAAGAATCGTTAGATCGTAACGACCGGTTTAATAAGGTCTTTTGGCTTATCTTTCATAAGCAACAAAGCCTCTTCTATATGCTCAAAGCCCTTAAACCTATGCGTAAGAAGCGGTTTAACGTCGAGCTTGCCGTATTTCATCAAACGCGCGAGGTATTCCATATTTTTCCTGCCGCCGGGCATAAGACCGCCTACAACCCTGATATGCCCCATTCCAAGCCCCCAGCCGACGCGCGGTATTTTAATATAGTCGCCGGTTCCAAGATAGTTGATGTTGGAGATAATACCGGCGGGGCGGATAATTTGCACGGCTTGTTCAAACGTATTGACGTCGCCGCCCGCGATAATAACTTTATCGACGCCTTCGCCGCCGACTTTATCCTTGATCTGTTCGACTATGTCGCCGTCTTTATAGTTGATAATGTCGGTCGCGCCGTATATTTTTGCGACTTCGATACACTTTGGACGCGAGCCGACCGCTAAAATCCGCGCCGCGCCGCGAAGATTTGAACCCGCTACCGCCATAAGCCCCACAGGTCCGATACCGATAACCGCGACGGTATCGCCGTATTCGATTTCGGCGTTATTCGCGCCGTGAAAACCGGTTGGCACCATATCGGACAACATCGTGCCTTCTTCGACGCTAATCTCCTTAGGCAAAAGCGCCATATTGCCGTCCGCCTCGTTTACGTGAAAAAACTCAGCCATCAAGCCGTCTTTGCTGTTGGAAAATTTCCAGCCGTTTAGCATGCCGTTTGAGTGCTGTGAAAATCCTCTCTGCGAAGCTACCGCCTGCCAATCGGGCGTAATGGCGGGTATGATTACCCTATCGCCGACCTTAAAGTCTTTTACTAACGAACCCGCTTCAACGACCTCTCCGACGCCTTCATGCCCTAGCACCAAATTGTGGCGATCTCCGATGGCGCCTTCCCAAACCGTATGAATATCCGACGTGCAAGGCGAAATGGCGAGCGGACGCACAATAGCGTCCAACGGTCCGGCGACAGGCCGCTCTTTCTCCACCCAACCGACCTTGTTAAGACCGAGCATCGCAAACCCTTTCATCTCTAACTCCTCAAAGTAAATTGCGGTCATAAACGGCGCGGGAGCAAGCGCGGAACGAAAACCCCAACGCTTTTTACGCGCGTTTATAACTGATTGTAAGAATAACATTTCACACATAAACGAGCGTAAAAAATTAAGCGATTTAATTAGTATTGAAACGTAAAAATAGCCGTTTTGATCGCGATCGAGATTGAAAAATGCTTTTGGCGACGCGAGGAGGCGAAGCGCGAAAACAAAGGAATTTTCGGCGATAACCAACGATGGTTTTGTCTTTGGACTTTGCGGCGGCGAACAAGGTTGAGTTACAATTTACGCAAAAAGGAGCGCGTTTGCGGGCTACAAACGAAGGAACAAAACGATACGCCTCAAGACATAAAAAACGCAAAGACGCCTATTCGATCGCCGAAGGATTGGCGATCAGCTCTATCGGCGTAGGCAGTTTTATGCCGGAGCCGTATTGGGAAGAGGCGTATAAGTTTAGCTACGAGGAGGCGGTATTTACCGCGATCGCAAACGGAATAAACCATATCGACACGGCGATCAACTATCGCTTTAGGCAGAGCGAGCGGGAGATTGGCGCGGCGATCAGGCGCGTTATAGACGACGGCGTAGCAAAACGCGACGAACTATTCGCGGCTACCAAAGCGGGGTTTTTGCCGCTAGATTACCCTTTTCCGCAAAATCCGTATGAGTGGATTGAAAAGGAGATTATCAAAACTAATTTAGCGACGCGAGAGGAGATTATATGCGATCAGCACTGCATAGCGCCAAAGTTTCTAGCCCAAAGCCTCGAGTGGTCGCTTGCCAATCTAGGATTAGAGGCGATCGACTGCCTCTATCTGCATAACCCTGAAACGCAACTTGGCTACGTAGATTACGCAACGCTACTAAAGCGGATTGAAGCGGCTTTCGCGCTGTTTGAGTCGCTGTGCGACGCGGGCAAGATCGGTTGTTACGGCGTAGCAAGCTGGAACGCCTTTTTATGGGAGGAAAATCACGCGGAATATATCCGTCTAAACGATCTTGTCAAAATCGCGCGCAAAATCAGAGGGGAAAAACACCGCTTCAGGTTTATTCAACTGCCCTTCAATCTTGCCAAACCGCACGCCTACAACTACGTCAATCAACCGCTTGACGACGGGCTTTATTACACGCCGATTCAAGCGGCGCAACGGCTGGGACTGCATACGATCGCAAGCTCGTCGCTACTTAGAATGGCGCTGTTTAAGCGCCCGTTTTCGCCAAAGGCGGCGGCGGCGCTTGGCGGCGGCTTTACCTCCGCCGTTCAATACGCTTTGCAGTTTGCTAGAAGCGCGCAAGGGGTGAAATCCGCTCTGTTTAGCTCTAAAAGCGTCGATCACGTGAAAGAGAACCTGCTTGTTTTAGAGGCAGAAAAAACCGCCGCAAAGGATTACAATGCGCTTTTTAGTTTATAAAGGAGTCGCGGGTGGCAAAAGTAATGCTAAGAGAGAAGGGCGAGACGATCTATTTTTACGTCGCCAAAAAAGATATGGAGGAGACGATCAAAACGATCGAGTTTAACGACGACGATAAGTTTGGCGGCAAGGTAACGCTTGGCAACGGCGAGGAGTGGTTTATCGACCCCGCGCCAAAAAAATTGCCCCGCGAGGTAAATGCAAAGCGCTTGAGCGAGTAGCGTAATTTACGCGCGATCGGCTCGGCGAATTTGGGCAGCGCCGTTGGGAGCGGTTTTGACGAACGAAGAACGATCGGCGGCGTTATTTATTATCGTCTTTTTAGCGCGCTCGTCGCCTTTGATCGGCAAGTCGGGCTGGTTTTCGTATGCGCCAGCGCGGCGTTATATACGTATGCGAGTCCAAACGCGAGACGCTTTTTTAAATGGCTAACGCGCAAGAAGTTTAGAAAAAGTCCGAACGCGCCGCAAGCGAGCGCCGATCTATCAAAAAAAACGTTGTCGTTTGGACTGATCAAATCGCGAGCCGTCGCTTGCGCGATTAAAGCGCCGCCGCGTTTGAGCTAAGAGATCGCAAAGTTTTAGCGCGGTTTATAGACGATTATAGCGCCGAAGTTGTTTTGGTTATATGCCCCGTCTTTGGTTAGCGGCGATTTGGCGGCTTGATCGACAAAACGCGTATGGCGGATAAATAGGTTTGCGCTTAGCTTTTTCGTAATACGGTAACTAATCGCCAGCGCGGTCGATATACCCGTTAACCCGCCGTTTGGCTCGTATGGATCGTAACGCGTTCTCGCCGCCTGCCTCGCGCTTACGCCGTAATAGGCTTGGTTGTATTTGCGATCGCCAAACTGCGCGGAAAGAGCGGGCGAGATCGTCCAATTATCGCCAAGCGCAAAGGGAAAACCGACGTTTATTCCGTATGTAGCCGAGCCGCTTGAAAAACCGCGAAAAAAACTCGCTCCCAAAACGACGCGCGGTCGCATAAGGCTAATTGACGCGCCGTAGGTCGCCTCCGCATCGACTACGCCCATGCCTTTTAGCGAGCCGTCGTCGTCGCGCCCGCCTCTATAACCGATCGTCGGCGATAAAATAACGCCGCCGCCAAGCGGCAGATCGGCGCCCGCGCCTCTAAGCGATAAAAACAGCGTTTTGTAGCGCAGATCGCCGTAAGGCAGCGCGAACCAGCGCGAACCTGAGCTTTTAGTAAAATACATCGTATTTATAACGCCAAAACCGATCGAATAACGAAAATCGGGTTGTTTGGTTTGATTGACGTCGGACGTAACGTTACCACCGTCGGCAAACGCGCTTAGGCAGAGCGATAGCGCAAAGAATAAGGCGATTACGGCGTTTTGCATGACGATCGCATTTTACACGAAAGGCTCTTCGCCTCTTGATTATCAAACGTCATTTTGTTATCCTTACGCGCCAAAAGGAGCAAAGATGAGCGAAATTCACGCGTTTTTCAGGCGCGAGGAGCGTTACGAGGGGTTGCAACTTATTTATGGGGGCGACGAAGCCTTGAAGCGAAAAATTCTCGAGGCGATAGAAGCGATCAAGCTAGAAAGCGATCTCGCTCCGGACGTAACCGAAAATTGCGACGCTAGAGAACCGGAAAAATGCGCGCTGTATCTTGAGTTCAACGACGATTACGATCGCGACGGCGGAGCGTTTTTTGAGAAACTTCTTGCGAAATTAGATATAAAAAAATGCGATTAGCTCTTTACAAATCCAAAAAAATAGTTAAAATACGCTGAAAATCGTATCACAGGGGGATGTAACGGATATGAACAGCAAGACGAGTTTGGATCGAGAACTCACCGTCTATCTTGAGAAGAAATACAGCAAAGTGTTCCTTTCGCCCGAAGAGGTCGAACGCGAAACGCTGGTCAATTCCAATATTGTTCCTAGTACTTCGGACAAGCAAAACACGTGGTTGTTGCGAGACGTGGTGGAGTTTCTTAACCGCCCGTTTTACCCAAAAGAGATTCGCCAAATGGGGCGCAGAGAGAAAAAAGCGTATGTGATTCGCGCCACTACCGAAACGCTTAACGCTTTGTGGAATAAAACGGCTACCGTAGTCGCCAACGCGACCGTCGTTTTAGAAGAAAACGTCGCTAATACCGCGCAAGAAGCCGCTTAAACCGCTCGCCGAGTTGCGCGGGGTCTAACAGGGCGCGAACGCGCCCGACCTCTTTGCTATAGGCTTCAAACCCCGCTTTTTCATGGTAAATCTCCAGCAGGTTGGTTAATCCCATCTCCAAAAGCGCCGTATTTTGATTTTTGATCTCGGCGACGCTAAATCCCGCGTCCGCAAACGCCTTTTTGATATGCCAAAACGGCGCGTCGGCAGTTAAATCCGTCCGCGCAAAATAGGGCGCTAACGTTTTTGGCTCGAAAATGGGAATCGTTTCGTGATTTGCGTAGATTCTCGCGGAAAAATCCCCTCTAGGCGCGATCGCCGCATAATCAAAGGTCATAAAAAAGGCGGCGGCAAAGCTGTTTTTCAGATTGGCGGCAAACGTTTCGTAACCCAAAAATAGCTCGCCGCGCTCGATACCTAACAGACGAGCGCGATTTAGCGTTTCATCGTCCGCCGCGCGCCAAACAACGCGCCCGTTATCGACGTAAGCCATTTTACCGCCGTCGATCAGGTCAAAAGGGAAAGCGTCGAACAGCTCGTTCGCATAGACAAACGCGGATTTAGCGCTTATTTGATCGACCGACGGCGCGATCGCTATAGCAACCGCGTCGCCAAAACTCGCCGTTAGATATTCGCGCTGCCTTGCTCGCAAAGCCCCGATTGGCTCCACGATCGCGAATTTCAAGCTCTTGATCAAGCTCGGCTCAAGCGTGTAAATAAATTGAATCACATCGGCGATCAGACGTCCGTCGTGCGCGCCAAACTCGACAATCGCCGCCTCGCTACTTAACTCTCCCGCCGCGATTTGACGCGTTATATAGTCGGCGATCGCGCCGCCAAAAAACGGCGTTACGCTAACGCTCGTATAAAAATCGCCCGCTTTGCCAAGCGATTTTGGCGTCGCGTAGTAGCCGTTTTCGCCGTAAAGCCACTCTCTGGCGTAGTCGCTAAAGCGGATCATTTAACCAAGCGGCAGGCGCTCTCAAACCGCGCGAAACCTTCGTTGATCTCCTCTTTGGTTACGGTTAGCGGCGGCAACAGCCGTATATGAGTTTCGCCCGCGCGCAACGCGAGCAGACGGTTTGCGTGCGCCGCGTCGATAATAGCGCCGCGCGTCTGCTCGTCCCTAGCGATCAGCGCTTTCATCAGCCCGATCCCCGTAACGCCGACGAAAAGATTCGGAAAGTTAAGCGCAATCGCGCGGCAGCGATCGCCAAAGTAGTCGATTGTCTTTTGCAACTCTCCGCTCGCTTGCAACCGCTCCAAAACGTCTAGCGTAACCAAAGCCGCTTTTGCGGCGAGAAAATTACCGCCAAAGGTCGAGCCGTGATCGCCGTATATAAAAACCTCTTTAAGCGTCGTAGCCGCCGCGCCGATCGGAACGCCGCCGCCAAGCCCCTTGGCAAGGGTAAAAATATCCGGTTCGACGCCGTAGATTTGCGAAGCCAAAAACTCGCCGCAACGATAAACGCCGCACTGAATCTCGTCGGCTATCAGCAGCAACCTATCTTTTTTTAGCCGCGCGGCGAGCTTTTTGATCTTCTCTTTGTTCATCGGGACTACGCCCCCCTCGCCCTGAACGATCTCGACCATTACGCCGATTGTTCGCCCGTCGATCAATTTAAGCGCGTCGTCTAGATCGTCCGCGTATGCAAACCCGTCGGGAAAGGGTCCAAAATGCTCGTGAAATTTATCCTGCGCGGTGGCTTTAAGCGCCGCGATCGTCCGTCCGTGAAAGGAGTTTTTGAGCGTGATAATTTTGTATCGCCCGCTCTTTTCGCCGTATTTTCGCGCGATCTTAATAGCGCACTCGTTCGCCTCCGCGCCGCTGTTGGCAAAAAACGTTCTCGTATTCATGCCGCTTAAGCGCGCAATCGTTTGCGCCAGCTCCGCTTGATTGCGGTTTAAGTAGAGATTAGAGCCGTGCAAAATCCTGCCCGCCTGCTCGGCGATCGCGCAAACCAAACGCGGGTTGTTATGCCCGATCGAATTAACGCCGATCCCGCTTGTGAAATCGATATAATCGTTTCGGTTCTCGTCGAACGCCCTCGCGTTTTGTCCGCGCTCAAAAGCAATCTGCCGCCTAGCGTAGGTGTGTAGCACATATTGATCGTCAAGCTCTTTCAGCGTCATTTGCTCTCCTTCGGTTTTAGCGTAATTAGCGCGATCTCGTTTGGCGCGAACATTCTAAACGGCGGTCCCCAGTAGCCTACTCCGCAACTTACGTATATTTTGCCGCGCTCGTCGCGATCGTATAGCCCCTTGACGTAGGGTTGCGCCAGCGCGACAAGCAGCGTGAAGGGAAAAACCTGCCCGCAGTGCGTATGCCCCGCAAACATCAGATCGAAGCTGTTTTGCTCAAATTCAAACGCCACTTTTGGTTGATGAACCAGCGCGATCGTAGGGCTTTCGCGCGGCACGTTTTCAAGCGCTTTTATTGGATCGGGCGTCATCGCGCCGATACGTTTGCCCGTCGGATCGTAGGTTCCCGCGATATAAAACTCTCCAAAATCGCCGCGCACAAGAACGGAATTGTTTCTGAGAACGACGACGCCAAGCTCTTCAAGCGTATCTAGCGCTTCATAGACGCTGTAAAAATATTCGTGATTGCCCGTCGCGAAAAA is a window of Helicobacteraceae bacterium DNA encoding:
- a CDS encoding NAD(P)-dependent alcohol dehydrogenase codes for the protein MKGFAMLGLNKVGWVEKERPVAGPLDAIVRPLAISPCTSDIHTVWEGAIGDRHNLVLGHEGVGEVVEAGSLVKDFKVGDRVIIPAITPDWQAVASQRGFSQHSNGMLNGWKFSNSKDGLMAEFFHVNEADGNMALLPKEISVEEGTMLSDMVPTGFHGANNAEIEYGDTVAVIGIGPVGLMAVAGSNLRGAARILAVGSRPKCIEVAKIYGATDIINYKDGDIVEQIKDKVGGEGVDKVIIAGGDVNTFEQAVQIIRPAGIISNINYLGTGDYIKIPRVGWGLGMGHIRVVGGLMPGGRKNMEYLARLMKYGKLDVKPLLTHRFKGFEHIEEALLLMKDKPKDLIKPVVTI
- a CDS encoding aldo/keto reductase, with the protein product MRATNEGTKRYASRHKKRKDAYSIAEGLAISSIGVGSFMPEPYWEEAYKFSYEEAVFTAIANGINHIDTAINYRFRQSEREIGAAIRRVIDDGVAKRDELFAATKAGFLPLDYPFPQNPYEWIEKEIIKTNLATREEIICDQHCIAPKFLAQSLEWSLANLGLEAIDCLYLHNPETQLGYVDYATLLKRIEAAFALFESLCDAGKIGCYGVASWNAFLWEENHAEYIRLNDLVKIARKIRGEKHRFRFIQLPFNLAKPHAYNYVNQPLDDGLYYTPIQAAQRLGLHTIASSSLLRMALFKRPFSPKAAAALGGGFTSAVQYALQFARSAQGVKSALFSSKSVDHVKENLLVLEAEKTAAKDYNALFSL
- the nifT gene encoding putative nitrogen fixation protein NifT, which produces MAKVMLREKGETIYFYVAKKDMEETIKTIEFNDDDKFGGKVTLGNGEEWFIDPAPKKLPREVNAKRLSE
- a CDS encoding MipA/OmpV family protein, producing MQNAVIALFFALSLCLSAFADGGNVTSDVNQTKQPDFRYSIGFGVINTMYFTKSSGSRWFALPYGDLRYKTLFLSLRGAGADLPLGGGVILSPTIGYRGGRDDDGSLKGMGVVDAEATYGASISLMRPRVVLGASFFRGFSSGSATYGINVGFPFALGDNWTISPALSAQFGDRKYNQAYYGVSARQAARTRYDPYEPNGGLTGISTALAISYRITKKLSANLFIRHTRFVDQAAKSPLTKDGAYNQNNFGAIIVYKPR
- a CDS encoding SAM-dependent methyltransferase, with protein sequence MIRFSDYAREWLYGENGYYATPKSLGKAGDFYTSVSVTPFFGGAIADYITRQIAAGELSSEAAIVEFGAHDGRLIADVIQFIYTLEPSLIKSLKFAIVEPIGALRARQREYLTASFGDAVAIAIAPSVDQISAKSAFVYANELFDAFPFDLIDGGKMAYVDNGRVVWRAADDETLNRARLLGIERGELFLGYETFAANLKNSFAAAFFMTFDYAAIAPRGDFSARIYANHETIPIFEPKTLAPYFARTDLTADAPFWHIKKAFADAGFSVAEIKNQNTALLEMGLTNLLEIYHEKAGFEAYSKEVGRVRALLDPAQLGERFKRLLARY
- a CDS encoding aminotransferase class III-fold pyridoxal phosphate-dependent enzyme; the encoded protein is MTLKELDDQYVLHTYARRQIAFERGQNARAFDENRNDYIDFTSGIGVNSIGHNNPRLVCAIAEQAGRILHGSNLYLNRNQAELAQTIARLSGMNTRTFFANSGAEANECAIKIARKYGEKSGRYKIITLKNSFHGRTIAALKATAQDKFHEHFGPFPDGFAYADDLDDALKLIDGRTIGVMVEIVQGEGGVVPMNKEKIKKLAARLKKDRLLLIADEIQCGVYRCGEFLASQIYGVEPDIFTLAKGLGGGVPIGAAATTLKEVFIYGDHGSTFGGNFLAAKAALVTLDVLERLQASGELQKTIDYFGDRCRAIALNFPNLFVGVTGIGLMKALIARDEQTRGAIIDAAHANRLLALRAGETHIRLLPPLTVTKEEINEGFARFESACRLVK